In Sebaldella termitidis ATCC 33386, one DNA window encodes the following:
- a CDS encoding FHA domain-containing protein, producing MNLQRCNNGHLYDSGRHSRCPYCESEGLTDEIKDEKINLVDEMDDDDKTVAYWSKDSKVDPVVGWLTCIEGPDKGKDYRIVSERNFIGRGDDMDICINGDSAISRNNHCSISYNPKERKFVMTPGSGNGLVYINNAPLYETKQIFSHNFIEIGESKFVFVELCGQHFDWNKEKTKDIETNKDR from the coding sequence ATGAATTTACAAAGATGTAATAACGGGCACTTATATGATTCGGGAAGACACAGCAGATGTCCGTACTGTGAATCAGAGGGTCTTACTGATGAAATAAAGGATGAAAAAATAAATCTGGTAGATGAGATGGATGATGATGATAAAACCGTGGCATATTGGTCAAAGGACAGTAAAGTAGATCCTGTAGTCGGCTGGCTTACTTGTATAGAAGGGCCTGATAAAGGAAAGGACTACAGAATAGTAAGCGAAAGAAACTTTATAGGCAGAGGCGATGATATGGATATCTGTATAAACGGAGATTCTGCGATTTCAAGAAATAACCACTGTTCTATAAGCTACAATCCCAAAGAAAGAAAATTTGTAATGACACCCGGTTCGGGAAACGGTCTGGTTTATATAAATAATGCCCCGTTATATGAAACAAAACAAATATTTTCACATAATTTTATTGAAATAGGAGAAAGTAAATTCGTATTTGTAGAATTATGCGGACAGCATTTTGACTGGAATAAAGAAAAAACCAAAGATATAGAAACAAATAAAGACAGATAG
- a CDS encoding PP2C family protein-serine/threonine phosphatase → MKYILVVLIILVIFIIIMLKKQPGYKDRGNLAITAYMENYTGRRKIQEDCMELVSFSKYEILGIIADGMGGFHNGKLASQFSVDRFVDLYSAGDLSVIEILKKINKEILSYSYNIGIENKVGTTFLAGEILYNRLKFFSVGDSSLFLFRKNKLERLNRHQEKKGYLTNYLGYSSFSNAENGEILLEKNDIVLMCSDGLDKFLSFDEIEDIMKHSKNKSSKRIVRKLMDALIEKKSGKQDNVSIIVIK, encoded by the coding sequence ATGAAATATATATTAGTTGTTTTGATTATTTTGGTAATTTTTATAATTATTATGCTGAAAAAACAGCCGGGTTACAAAGACAGGGGGAATTTGGCGATAACAGCTTACATGGAGAACTATACAGGAAGAAGAAAAATACAGGAGGACTGTATGGAGCTGGTAAGTTTTTCCAAATATGAAATTCTCGGGATAATTGCTGACGGAATGGGCGGCTTTCATAACGGGAAGCTTGCAAGTCAGTTTTCAGTAGACAGGTTTGTGGATCTGTATTCGGCAGGGGACTTATCTGTAATAGAAATCCTAAAAAAGATAAATAAGGAGATATTGAGTTATTCATATAATATAGGAATAGAGAATAAAGTAGGAACTACTTTTCTGGCAGGTGAAATTTTATATAACAGATTAAAGTTTTTCTCTGTAGGAGACAGTTCCTTATTTTTATTCAGAAAAAATAAGCTGGAAAGACTGAACAGGCATCAGGAGAAAAAAGGCTATCTTACGAATTATCTCGGGTACAGCAGTTTTTCAAATGCAGAAAACGGGGAAATACTTCTTGAGAAAAATGATATTGTTTTAATGTGCAGTGACGGACTGGATAAATTCTTGTCTTTTGATGAAATAGAAGACATAATGAAGCATTCTAAAAATAAAAGCAGCAAAAGAATAGTAAGAAAGCTTATGGACGCCCTAATAGAAAAAAAATCGGGAAAACAGGATAATGTGAGTATCATTGTTATAAAATAG
- a CDS encoding PP2C family protein-serine/threonine phosphatase, which yields MWENMRKEEAKFETRFISNLGTQEKNNDYFGYVQLDNYAIWAVADGFDEEEGADVAARIAVEAAVEYFMLTPGFNTKILKEITEYAHSKVVEKQEENERFSLMHTSLLIVISNYHSILWANVGNTRLYHLRDGFIFFQTKDDSISQLLVNDEALDIRDIKQHRQRNDLTQAVGDYIKVKPNISKNPVILQEGDILLMTTMGAWENLDESEIETELSKIDNRQQWLKSLENKIMATSRKEVENYTLVSVVAEQLASPEKIKKNKKPLIIKIIIISAVLLIILLSMSLWSMKKRSNIEKTALGYQKQAEESIVKKDFNNSLDELNLAIGEYDKLHIKSRGIIGFFKGAKGKNRDTDGKINEIKLRIEQTEKLQKAFQDINDGNQLYNSGDYEQASRKYQSAKFTLEQNTYKRDELNTDDILTILNSRIDATPKLMEAKSLEKNGDEAMARSDFATAKSKYDDAINIYLTNGKADYVINLERKMEGISEQQQTAYNGALLTENRADMLSASNPDSSRETYYEARRMYQLLGDKVKTGEVDNKIQEINARQLADLQTANNLIQEGLSLLNSGNPVMAIANFNKAKLIYNKLGDSGNSRSTDEYIKQAHTFVKIEDHTKQLEQQSKEELAVKQQEIDKKNAAIAEEMRKAEERNQKIILAGDLKNKGDELAFAERYIESIDKYEEAKKLYTELDLKGETEYLEYKIKRNEGYLYELQGDQAYKAKKWIDAEQKYKMSADSFDKAGDISEEVKSRVEKKLAKATRKVNKRWWQFWK from the coding sequence GTGTGGGAGAATATGCGAAAAGAGGAAGCAAAATTTGAAACAAGGTTTATAAGTAATCTGGGAACTCAGGAAAAAAATAACGATTATTTCGGATATGTTCAGCTGGATAACTATGCTATATGGGCAGTGGCGGACGGCTTTGATGAGGAGGAAGGTGCAGACGTTGCTGCCAGAATAGCAGTGGAAGCTGCAGTGGAATATTTTATGCTTACACCGGGATTTAATACAAAGATTCTGAAAGAAATAACAGAATATGCACATTCCAAGGTAGTGGAAAAGCAGGAGGAAAACGAAAGGTTTTCTCTGATGCATACTTCACTTCTTATAGTAATAAGCAATTATCATTCTATATTATGGGCAAATGTAGGGAATACAAGGCTGTATCATCTGAGAGACGGTTTTATATTTTTTCAGACGAAGGATGACTCCATATCGCAGCTTCTTGTTAATGATGAAGCTCTTGATATCAGGGATATAAAGCAGCACAGACAGAGAAATGATCTGACACAGGCTGTGGGTGATTATATAAAAGTAAAACCGAATATTTCAAAAAATCCTGTAATACTTCAGGAAGGTGATATTCTCCTTATGACAACAATGGGCGCCTGGGAAAATCTGGATGAAAGCGAAATTGAAACAGAGCTTTCCAAAATAGATAACAGACAGCAGTGGCTGAAAAGTCTGGAAAATAAAATTATGGCTACCTCAAGAAAAGAAGTGGAAAATTATACACTGGTTTCCGTGGTGGCTGAACAGCTTGCAAGTCCTGAAAAAATAAAGAAAAATAAAAAGCCGTTAATAATAAAAATTATAATAATATCAGCAGTATTATTGATAATTTTATTATCAATGAGTCTTTGGAGTATGAAAAAGAGAAGCAATATAGAGAAAACAGCACTTGGTTATCAGAAGCAGGCAGAAGAATCAATAGTAAAGAAGGATTTTAATAACTCCCTTGATGAACTAAATCTTGCTATAGGGGAATATGACAAGCTTCATATAAAAAGCCGGGGAATAATAGGATTTTTCAAGGGGGCAAAAGGGAAAAACAGAGACACGGACGGGAAAATAAATGAAATAAAGCTGAGAATAGAGCAGACAGAGAAGCTTCAAAAAGCCTTTCAGGATATAAACGACGGAAATCAGCTGTATAATTCCGGGGATTATGAACAGGCTTCAAGAAAATATCAGTCGGCTAAATTTACACTTGAACAGAATACATATAAGAGAGATGAACTAAATACCGATGATATACTTACAATACTTAATTCCAGAATAGACGCCACGCCAAAGCTTATGGAGGCAAAATCACTGGAAAAAAACGGTGACGAAGCAATGGCAAGATCAGATTTTGCCACTGCCAAGTCAAAATATGATGATGCAATAAATATTTATCTGACTAACGGAAAAGCTGATTATGTAATAAATCTTGAGAGAAAAATGGAGGGGATTTCCGAACAGCAGCAAACAGCGTATAACGGGGCACTGCTGACTGAAAACAGGGCTGATATGCTTTCGGCATCCAATCCGGACTCATCAAGAGAGACTTATTATGAAGCAAGAAGAATGTATCAGCTGCTTGGAGATAAGGTAAAAACAGGTGAAGTAGACAACAAAATTCAGGAAATAAATGCCAGACAGCTTGCAGATCTGCAGACTGCAAATAATCTTATACAGGAAGGTCTCAGTCTTTTGAACAGCGGTAATCCTGTCATGGCAATTGCTAATTTTAATAAAGCGAAGCTGATATATAATAAACTAGGGGATTCTGGAAATAGCAGAAGTACCGACGAGTATATTAAGCAGGCTCATACCTTTGTAAAAATAGAGGACCATACTAAGCAGCTCGAACAGCAGAGCAAAGAGGAGCTGGCAGTAAAGCAGCAGGAAATAGATAAAAAAAATGCGGCAATAGCTGAGGAAATGAGAAAGGCAGAGGAGAGAAACCAAAAAATCATACTGGCGGGAGATTTGAAAAATAAAGGAGATGAATTGGCATTTGCTGAAAGGTACATAGAAAGTATAGATAAATATGAGGAAGCAAAAAAGCTTTATACTGAACTTGATTTGAAAGGCGAGACAGAATACCTTGAATACAAAATAAAAAGAAATGAAGGTTATTTATATGAGCTTCAGGGAGATCAGGCATATAAAGCCAAAAAATGGATAGATGCCGAACAAAAATATAAAATGTCTGCAGACAGTTTTGACAAAGCGGGAGATATAAGCGAAGAAGTAAAATCAAGAGTGGAAAAAAAGCTTGCTAAAGCGACAAGAAAGGTTAATAAGAGATGGTGGCAGTTCTGGAAATAG
- a CDS encoding serine/threonine protein kinase, giving the protein MTDHLLKGTVLKGKYTVESLMENSDFSNIYTGKAGNKDIIIKECFPKSLVIRGSDNEVFTIKHKENFDLIKKSFITEARILENIKHANIVKIYDKFRCNNTYYIVMEICRGSTLKHFILNNELTEEEIKSLFLKILKAVKYIHKQGYIHRDIKPSNIVIKGKTLKILDFGSAIDKRSKNAEYVRVTSGYSPMEMYSLKSINDESTDIYSLCALLYFMLYKQKPMDVLKRFYYSELIFKDNTDPVLRQTIEKGLMIESRDRYQSIAEIEKILKN; this is encoded by the coding sequence ATGACGGATCATTTGTTAAAAGGAACGGTTTTGAAAGGAAAATATACAGTAGAAAGCTTAATGGAAAATAGTGATTTCTCAAATATATATACAGGAAAAGCCGGCAATAAGGATATCATTATTAAAGAATGTTTTCCAAAATCACTTGTAATCCGCGGAAGTGACAATGAAGTTTTTACTATAAAGCATAAAGAAAATTTTGATCTCATAAAAAAAAGTTTTATTACTGAAGCACGTATACTTGAAAATATTAAGCATGCAAATATAGTAAAAATATATGATAAATTCAGATGTAACAATACATATTATATTGTTATGGAGATATGCAGGGGAAGTACGCTGAAACATTTTATACTTAATAACGAATTAACAGAGGAAGAAATAAAAAGTCTGTTTTTGAAGATATTGAAGGCTGTAAAATACATACATAAACAAGGATATATTCACAGAGACATAAAACCGTCAAATATAGTGATAAAAGGGAAAACATTAAAAATATTGGATTTTGGTTCGGCAATAGATAAAAGATCAAAGAATGCCGAATATGTAAGAGTAACATCAGGCTATTCACCTATGGAAATGTATTCATTGAAAAGCATAAATGATGAGAGTACAGATATTTACAGTCTGTGTGCTTTGTTATACTTTATGCTTTACAAACAAAAGCCTATGGATGTACTTAAGAGATTCTATTACAGCGAGTTAATATTCAAAGATAATACAGATCCGGTATTGAGGCAAACCATAGAAAAGGGGTTAATGATAGAGAGCAGGGACAGATACCAGAGTATTGCCGAAATTGAAAAAATATTGAAAAACTGA
- a CDS encoding molecular chaperone, whose product MKKLYEEEELRTKSYYELYEIAMAEKLIEAYMENPTREQLINIILKYRGLKASNDINIYNENGLHYVQMLFDTRLAGKLHHEYRIKIPHKIIIYKGFDLTREDNYKIIIPEYINSGNVFLVNANNYLCGILSLEKDVDSRDAYYLTSKQEFMRLDDLQNNKFSLLFFKEADAVFPYNFYNMQDGKENELYPFKLDYYKVDIESFEYRTPEETTATLCIDFGTTNTVAGAYIDQNYVRDLPTNDILNGNIKLNEINYVKFPDGERGFSIIYPTLAYVEDCRNPKNIKFLFGHDVTKKLEANDYIVNGTLFYGLKKWVHDKEEKEKVVDEFGNIRYIPRKDIIRAYLKYVVERAEYLFKCKFKRIHASSPVRLKEQFLNMFQEIFTIEVDEAVNEKKVISVIKSGDDKNSAELEKKFDNETGEAGKKEVISEIEEVEIETVTGKKVIQEYEIIRDKSMDEAIAVLYNTIESQMRSKDIRENQEYKALIIDCGGGTTDLAACRFTVGNTQNVAFHLDIRTSFENGDENFGGNNLTYRIMQYLKIILAGNYTERNIDMNYLLPFETDIIYRMVDDLGVNGVFKTLQEEYDKAEKIIPTKFSKFENKLSDEYRKIKNNFYLLWEAAENLKKEFFKRDDTLRTRFDNFRNFEKSNDFHITVLKSWNLHILENGLFRKETVYPANIFTIKEMEKLVKIDIYGMLKKFLNTYYEEGLLYNYALIKLSGQSARIGVFQEVLKEFVPGRQIEFKTRGSDDEGYDLKLSCLDGVIKYLDYRRFGHMNVEIINEIPLVPYSVWGETYKGEPVEIIRTSRRANENLGYIDKVSSVIELKLYLKNVEDQMKKEFVYKNDIDFVDKDVQPIIHELREKISQNETDNVPNGITRFLVYTDENCWGFYVCPIRRRDDQIYMGKPEYYPFENDLNEISFFDGEH is encoded by the coding sequence ATGAAAAAGTTATATGAGGAAGAAGAACTTAGAACCAAATCATATTATGAATTATACGAAATAGCAATGGCAGAAAAATTAATAGAAGCATATATGGAGAATCCCACAAGGGAGCAGCTGATAAATATAATTTTGAAATACAGAGGACTAAAGGCTTCTAATGATATAAACATATATAATGAAAACGGACTTCATTATGTTCAGATGCTTTTTGATACAAGGCTTGCAGGAAAGCTGCATCATGAATACAGAATAAAAATTCCGCATAAAATAATAATATATAAAGGCTTTGACCTGACAAGGGAAGATAATTACAAGATAATAATCCCGGAATATATAAACAGCGGGAATGTATTTTTGGTAAATGCCAATAATTATCTGTGCGGAATACTGAGTCTGGAAAAGGATGTGGATTCAAGAGATGCATATTATCTTACGAGCAAACAGGAATTTATGAGACTGGATGATTTGCAGAATAATAAATTTTCACTTTTGTTTTTTAAAGAAGCTGATGCAGTTTTTCCTTATAATTTCTACAATATGCAGGACGGAAAAGAGAATGAACTGTATCCTTTTAAGCTGGATTACTATAAGGTAGATATAGAAAGCTTCGAATACAGAACGCCGGAAGAAACAACAGCAACTTTATGCATAGATTTCGGGACTACTAATACAGTGGCCGGGGCTTACATAGACCAGAATTACGTGAGAGATCTTCCGACTAATGATATCTTAAACGGAAATATAAAATTAAATGAGATAAATTATGTGAAATTTCCTGACGGTGAAAGAGGGTTCAGTATCATTTATCCTACACTGGCATATGTGGAGGACTGCAGAAATCCTAAGAATATAAAATTTCTTTTTGGACATGATGTCACAAAGAAGCTTGAAGCCAATGACTACATCGTAAACGGGACATTATTCTACGGACTGAAAAAATGGGTACATGATAAAGAGGAGAAGGAAAAGGTAGTGGATGAATTCGGAAATATAAGGTATATCCCGAGAAAAGATATTATCAGGGCATATTTGAAGTATGTAGTGGAAAGAGCGGAATATCTTTTTAAATGTAAATTTAAAAGAATACATGCTTCCAGTCCTGTAAGGCTTAAGGAGCAGTTTCTTAATATGTTTCAGGAGATTTTTACTATTGAGGTGGATGAAGCAGTAAATGAGAAAAAAGTAATATCTGTAATAAAATCGGGTGATGACAAGAATAGTGCCGAACTTGAGAAGAAGTTTGATAATGAAACAGGAGAAGCAGGAAAGAAAGAGGTAATATCAGAAATAGAAGAGGTAGAAATAGAAACAGTAACAGGCAAAAAGGTAATACAGGAATATGAAATAATACGTGACAAATCAATGGATGAAGCAATTGCAGTGCTTTATAATACAATAGAATCACAAATGCGATCAAAGGATATACGGGAAAATCAGGAATATAAAGCGCTGATAATAGACTGCGGCGGAGGAACCACTGATCTCGCAGCCTGCAGATTTACTGTAGGAAATACACAGAATGTGGCGTTTCACCTGGATATAAGAACAAGCTTTGAAAACGGGGATGAAAATTTCGGGGGAAATAATCTTACGTATAGAATAATGCAGTATCTTAAAATAATTCTCGCGGGTAATTATACTGAGAGAAATATAGATATGAATTATCTGCTGCCGTTTGAGACTGATATCATTTACAGAATGGTCGATGATTTGGGAGTTAACGGTGTATTTAAGACACTGCAGGAAGAATACGACAAAGCAGAAAAAATTATACCGACAAAATTTTCAAAATTTGAGAATAAATTAAGTGATGAATATAGAAAGATAAAAAATAATTTTTATCTTTTATGGGAAGCAGCAGAAAATTTGAAGAAAGAATTTTTTAAAAGGGACGATACTTTGAGAACAAGATTTGATAATTTTAGAAATTTTGAGAAAAGCAATGATTTTCATATCACTGTCTTAAAATCATGGAACCTTCATATTTTGGAAAACGGTCTGTTTAGAAAAGAAACTGTTTATCCTGCAAATATATTTACAATAAAGGAAATGGAGAAGCTGGTAAAGATAGATATTTACGGAATGCTTAAAAAATTTCTTAATACATATTATGAAGAAGGGCTTCTGTATAATTATGCATTAATTAAGCTTAGCGGACAGTCTGCAAGAATAGGTGTATTTCAGGAGGTTTTAAAGGAATTTGTTCCCGGAAGGCAGATAGAATTCAAAACAAGGGGCAGCGATGACGAAGGATATGATCTGAAGCTCAGCTGTCTTGACGGAGTGATAAAATACCTCGATTATAGAAGATTCGGACATATGAATGTAGAGATAATCAATGAAATACCTCTTGTTCCGTATTCGGTCTGGGGCGAAACATATAAGGGAGAGCCTGTGGAGATAATAAGGACTTCGCGTCGTGCCAATGAAAATCTGGGGTATATAGATAAGGTTTCTTCTGTGATAGAATTGAAGCTCTATCTGAAAAATGTAGAAGATCAGATGAAAAAAGAATTTGTTTATAAGAATGATATTGATTTTGTGGATAAAGATGTACAGCCTATTATACATGAGCTTCGTGAAAAAATCAGCCAGAATGAAACGGATAATGTACCAAACGGAATAACGAGATTTCTGGTGTATACTGATGAAAACTGCTGGGGATTTTATGTCTGTCCCATAAGAAGAAGGGATGATCAGATATATATGGGAAAACCGGAATATTATCCATTTGAAAATGATCTGAATGAAATTAGTTTTTTTGACGGGGAGCATTAA
- a CDS encoding tetratricopeptide repeat protein translates to MKKIYRLLLLFVLILFILSCSGQNDEEIKKVIERIENVSGKTDEQKYTDLYVTGVLWENKDVRTAEKYYLEAAKYKKSSYADIGRMYYRKVNKKKGIEKYKEGWKNGDSESANELGIIYDRYEKKPEEAEKWWKLAGEQGNASAQFSLGLMYEEKGEISNSIKWYKKSAEQDNIKAQYNLALLFKEKNMLKEAEYWYGKAAESGDTDSQNGLGIIYEKRQNYIEAEKWYKKSSEGGNKNGKYNLAYLYETIFKDFEKAKILYLELDDKNSMERIENMERVK, encoded by the coding sequence ATGAAAAAAATATATAGGTTACTGTTGCTATTTGTATTGATACTGTTCATATTATCGTGCAGCGGTCAAAACGATGAGGAAATCAAAAAAGTGATAGAAAGAATAGAAAATGTATCAGGTAAGACTGATGAACAAAAATACACGGACTTATATGTAACAGGGGTATTATGGGAGAATAAAGATGTAAGGACAGCAGAAAAGTATTATCTGGAAGCGGCGAAGTATAAAAAATCATCATATGCAGATATAGGGAGAATGTATTACAGGAAGGTAAATAAAAAAAAGGGTATAGAGAAATATAAAGAAGGGTGGAAAAATGGGGATTCGGAATCGGCGAACGAATTAGGAATAATTTATGACAGATATGAAAAGAAGCCGGAAGAGGCGGAAAAGTGGTGGAAGCTGGCAGGAGAACAGGGAAATGCTAGTGCTCAATTTAGTTTGGGGCTTATGTATGAAGAAAAAGGAGAAATATCAAATTCTATTAAATGGTATAAAAAATCAGCAGAACAAGATAATATAAAAGCACAATATAATTTAGCACTATTATTTAAAGAGAAAAATATGTTAAAAGAAGCAGAATATTGGTATGGAAAAGCTGCAGAATCAGGAGATACAGATTCACAAAATGGATTGGGAATAATTTATGAGAAAAGACAAAATTATATTGAGGCAGAAAAATGGTATAAAAAATCATCTGAAGGTGGAAATAAAAATGGAAAATACAATTTGGCATATTTATATGAAACTATTTTTAAAGATTTTGAGAAAGCTAAAATACTATATTTGGAATTAGATGATAAAAACTCTATGGAAAGAATAGAAAATATGGAAAGGGTAAAATGA